The Helianthus annuus cultivar XRQ/B chromosome 16, HanXRQr2.0-SUNRISE, whole genome shotgun sequence genome includes a window with the following:
- the LOC110917570 gene encoding bZIP transcription factor 44: MDQREQRRMISNRESAKRSRMKKQKHLNDLMTQLSQLRSENNRVVSSIGMITQHYVSLEAENSVLAARVTELGHRLRSLNEIIEFMKQQVVDTGSWFPDEHYGGSGADLIDSVSYVYSCQPIMTSIDMNIM; the protein is encoded by the coding sequence ATGGACCAAAGAGAACAAAGAAGAATGATATCAAACAGAGAATCAGCAAAGAGGTCAAGAATGAAGAAGCAAAAGCACTTGAACGATCTCATGACTCAGCTGAGTCAACTCAGGAGCGAGAACAACCGAGTTGTGTCCAGTATTGGTATGATCACTCAGCATTATGTGAGTTTGGAGGCTGAGAACTCGGTGCTGGCCGCTCGGGTGACCGAGCTCGGTCACCGGTTACGGTCACTCAACGAGATCATCGAGTTTATGAAACAACAAGTAGTTGATACTGGAAGTTGGTTTCCTGATGAACATTATGGAGGGAGTGGTGCCGATTTGATTGACTCAGTGAGTTATGTTTACTCTTGCCAACCTATAATGACTTCTATTGACATGAATATTATGTAG